The DNA region CCTCGACCGCCAGGTCCAGCGAATCGAGAATGACGCGCTCACCGAATGCCTTGCGCACGCCCTGCAGCACGATGCTCACAGCAGCACGACCGCCCAGAACGCGTCCAGCACGAGGATCATCATGGCGCTGCTCACGACCGCCTGCGTCGTCGACTGGCCGACCGCAGCCGCGCCGCCCGTCGTCGTGTAGCCGTAGTAGCAGCCGATCATCGTGATGATCATCCCGAACGACGCCGACTTGATCAGCGAGAACTGGACGTCGAACGGATCGAAGAAGAGCCGCGCACCGCGCATGAACTCCGGCGTCGACATGTCCAGCAGGTAGAGCGCGCTCGCCCACCCACCCAGGACGCCGACCGCGTTCGCAAAGGCGACGATGATCGGGAACATCAGCGTGCCTGCGATCACGCGCGGCACGACCAGGTATGCGAACGGGTTGTAGCCGAGCGTCTCGAGCGCATCGATCTGCTCGGTCACCCGCATGGAGCCGATCTCCGCGGCGATGTTGGCGCCCACCCGTCCCGCCAGGGCGAGCCCCGTCAGCACCGGACCGAGCTCGAGGATGATGGTCTTGGCGACCAGCGTGCCGACGAAATAGAGCGGGATCGCACCCGTGAACGTGTACGACGCCTGCAGCGAGAGCACGATGCCGGTGAATGCCGCAATGAAGATGGCGATCGGCAGGGACTCCACACCCAGTCGTGCCATGTGCATGACCACGTGCTCGGCCCACGTGCCGACCTCGCGGGCACCGCGCAGTGCACTGCCCGCAAAGCTGCTGAAGCGGCCGAAGCCGCCGACCAGCCGCTTCGCGGAATACCCTGTCCAGGCCAGGGGAACGGTCCAGGTGGGGCGCATACGCCAAGATATGTCAGCCCCCTGCGGGCGGGCTACCCTGTACGCCACGCCCGGGGGTGCCACGGGCCCGGCCCTTGCACCGCGGGCGTCAGACTCCGGTCACGTTCGCCCATGGCAGTGCCCCGAGCGGGGCGGCTTCGTCGAGCCTGGCGGCCAGCGCGTAGTAGTGCAGCACACCCTGCTGCATGCGCTCGTCCAGCTCGTAGCGCAGTGAACGCCAGTACTCGAGCAGGCGGCCGGATGGCATGCCGAAATGATTCGCGTACTGGCGAGCGAGCCGCTCGTCGTTGGCCGCGAACCATGCACGTGAGTCCAGCAGTGCGCGGTGCAGCCGGGCGAGCTCGGGCGTGCCGTCGACAGCGGCGCGGACCTGCCAGACCGCAAAGGCGAAGGGCAGGCCGGTCCACGCGGTCCAGAGCTCGCCCAGGTCGTAGACGTGCCGGCCAGCCGGCGCCTCGCGTCGCAGTGCGACGTCGCCGATGCGCAACACCGCTGCCGCCCCGTCAGCGATCGGGTCCGGCACCGCTGCCTGGTCGTACCAGGCGTAATGCGGTCGCAGCCCGCTGCGCAGCTCGAGCAGCGTGCGCAGCAGCACGACGGACGTCGCCGACGCCGTCGGCAGCAGAACGCGCGCTTCGTGCAGCTCGTCGATCGGGCGGGTGCTCTCGAGCAGGATGCTCTGCACCGGGCCCTCGGCGCCGATCACCAGGTCCGGGAGCACCCGGTACTCGCTCCCGTGACGCGCGAGCTCGATGCTGGAGCAGGGTGCCACATCGATCTCGCCGCGCGCGAGCGCCGCATTCAACACGGACGGGATGGCAGTGACGACGGCAAGGTCCGGACGCGGCTCCACGATCAGCCGCGCATGCACGGGGAAGCAGTTGCTGTATTCGATGTGGCCGAGACGCATCATCACGTGAATTCTTCGATTCGTGGAGCGCGTTCACCGCGCCCGGCGTTCAATCTCGCCGCCGTCCTCGGCGCCCGCCAGCGCCGCCGCACGCTGATCGGCATGCTGCTCATCGCCGTCAGCGTCGTGCTGGCGGTGCTGATCTTTCTGCTGGATCCGCTGCGGCAGATGCTGCGCGACGACGTCGAGCTCGTCGCACTGCTGGACGCGGCGCCCGCACTGTCACCGGGGGCCGCTGTCTGGATCGCGGGGCGCGAGGTAGGCTCCGTCGAAACCCTCGAGTTCCTGCCGCTGGGCGGCAACGGCGCACCGCGCCTCGCGCTCGTGCTGCGCGTACCCCGCGATCGACTTTCGATCATCCGGAGGGACGCGACGGTACGCATCGCGTCGGCCAGCATGGCCGGCGATGCGGTGGTCGATATCCTGCCCGGCAGTGCGGGCGCACCGCCGATCCAGCCGGGAGACACGCTGCGCGCCGAGCCGGTGCTGACCGCTGCCGAGCTGCGCACCCGCATCGCCGCGGTGCGCGCCGCCTCCGACTCGCTCCGGGTGGAGACCCGCCCGGTCGCGGCTGCCGCCAGGGCCCGCATGCTCGGACTCACCCGCGTGCAGTCCGGCTTCGCGCGCGTGCAGGGCGGCCTCGATGAGCTGTCCCGCACGATCGCGGAGAGTCCCGCAGCAACGCTTGCAGCCAGCGACGACGTCGATCGTGCTCTCCAGCGCCTGCGAGCCGCCGGCGCCGTGATCACGGATGCCGGCGGCGCTGAAAGCGGCGTACGCCGCACCATCGCGGCCTTCCAGCCGCTGGCCGGGCACTCGGCGGAGCTGGGTGCGCGGATCGACTCACTGATGGCACGCGGCAGCCCCAATGGCACGCTCGCGCGCCTTCAGGCCGATTCCGCCCTGGCCGTCGCCCTGCGCCGCACCCGCCTGCAGCTCGACTCACTGATCGCAGACGCGCGCGCAAATCCGTTCCGTTACGTCTTTTGACATCCGCACTGCACGCGTCGGCACACCCGGCCGCCAGACCGTGCAGAACGGCTGAACAGGCGCAGCCGATGTTACGATTTCGCCTGCTGCACCGTCACATTCCGCAGTCGACACGGTGTGATGAAGGCTCTTGACCCCGGTTTTGCCCCGTGCTACACTGGTGCCCATTCATCCACGACAACGAACCTCTCCACCGGAGGCGCGGATACGCGCCGACCTGTATGGTCCTGTGCCCACATTACATGTGAATGCGGTTCGGCCGGTGTTCGCTCGCCTGTCGTTTCTATCCTGCCAGAAAATTTTTGGAGTGATTGACTCGTGGACATCGCCGAGCTGAAAAGCAAATCGATTGCCGAGCTCCACGAAATGGCCGAGGAGCTCAACATCTCGAATTACAGTGGCCTGCGTAAGCAGGACCTGATCTTCCGTATCGAGCAGAACCTGCTGGACAGCGACGTCGTCCTGCGCGGCGAGGGCGTGCTCGAGATATTGCCGGAAGGGTACGGCTTCCTGCGCTCGCAGGACTGGAATTACCTGTACGGCCCCGACGACATCTACGTCTCCCCCTCACAGATCAAGCGTTTCGACCTGCGCACCGGTGACACGGTGCTCGGCCAGGTTCGTCCGCCCAAGGAGGGTGAGCGGTACCTCGCGCTGCTCAAGGTCGAGCAGGTCAACATTGACGACCCGGAGAAGGCAAAGCACCGGATCGCCTTTGACAACCTGCGTCCGCGCTACCCCGAGGCGCGGCTGCGCCTGGAGACGGACAACGGCCCGCTCTCCATGCGGCTGATGGACCTGATGACGCCGATCGGCAAGGGGCAACGCGGCCTGATCGTCTCGCCGCCCAAGGCCGGTAAGACGACGATCATGCAGCAGATCGCCAACTCGATCATCTCGAACCATCCGGAAGTGCACCTGATCGTGCTGCTGATCGACGAGCGGCCCGAAGAGGTCACGGACATGGAAGAGAATGTGGCGGCGGAGGTGATCAGCTCCACGTTCGACGAGCCGGCCGACCGTCACACGCAGGTCGCCGAGATGGTGATCGAGAAGGCGAAGCGCCTGGTCGAGCACGGCCGCGACGTCGTCATCCTGCTCGACTCCATCACGCGCCTCGCGCGCGCCTACAACGTGACCGTCCCGCACTCGGGCAAGATCCTGTCCGGCGGTGTCGATGCCCATGCACTGCACAAGCCGAAGCGCTTCTTCGGCGCGGCGCGCAACATCGACCAGGGCGGCTCGCTCACGATCATCGCGACCGCACTGATCGAGACCGGCTCGCGCATGGACGAGGTCATCTTCGAGGAGTTCAAGGGCACCGGCAACATGGAGATCGTGCTCGACCGGCACATCGCCGACAAGCGCATCTTCCCCGCGGTCGACATCAACCGCTCCGGCACCCGCAAGGAGGAGCTGCTCCTCGACGACGTCGAGCTCAACCGCGTCTACCTGCTGCGCAACTTCCTCGGCGACATGCCACCGGCCGAGGCACTCGAGTTCCTGCTCGAGCGCATGAAGCGCACGAAGACGAACAAGGAGTTCCTCGACTCGATGGCGCGCGGCTAGTTCATCGCGCGCTGTTACGTCCTGCTGCGTCCTCTGCGTCCTCAACGGATTTTTTTCACCGCTGAGGCGCGGAGGGCGCGGAGACGGCGCCCAAGGTTTCTCGCTGGCCGCAGAATCGACCGCGGCGCTGTCATCCTGTTCTGAAATGGCGTCCGCCCGGCAGCGTGATTCACCACGAAGCAAATCCAAAGAACACGAGCCGACGGCACCGCAATGCTGCGCTGGCCGCGAGCTCGCGTCGAAACCCTCAGCGAACTCCGCGCCTCAGCGGTGAATGCGTGATGTTGATCCGGGGCGCCTGCCCATCCAGTTTCAGTCCATGACCGACAGACACCACGCCGAAGCACGCCTCGAGGCCGCACTCGCCGCCGCGGGCCTCCAGGACTCGCGCCCCGCCCTGCGCGCGCGCCTCAAGCTGCTGCGCCAGCGGGACGAGGCCGCGTTCCAGCAGGCGGTGCGGCATTATGAGAACGAGGTCGTGCCGGCACTGGCCTCGTCCGCCGGGCCGCTGGACGCCTGGCTCGAGTATGCGCGGCTGCTGGGCGAGCTGAGCGGCAGCGGCGAGTTCGTCGCGATCGACGCCACGGGACTGGCGTCGCCATGGGCGCC from Longimicrobiales bacterium includes:
- a CDS encoding ABC transporter permease → MRPTWTVPLAWTGYSAKRLVGGFGRFSSFAGSALRGAREVGTWAEHVVMHMARLGVESLPIAIFIAAFTGIVLSLQASYTFTGAIPLYFVGTLVAKTIILELGPVLTGLALAGRVGANIAAEIGSMRVTEQIDALETLGYNPFAYLVVPRVIAGTLMFPIIVAFANAVGVLGGWASALYLLDMSTPEFMRGARLFFDPFDVQFSLIKSASFGMIITMIGCYYGYTTTGGAAAVGQSTTQAVVSSAMMILVLDAFWAVVLL
- a CDS encoding MlaD family protein, whose amino-acid sequence is MNSSIRGARSPRPAFNLAAVLGARQRRRTLIGMLLIAVSVVLAVLIFLLDPLRQMLRDDVELVALLDAAPALSPGAAVWIAGREVGSVETLEFLPLGGNGAPRLALVLRVPRDRLSIIRRDATVRIASASMAGDAVVDILPGSAGAPPIQPGDTLRAEPVLTAAELRTRIAAVRAASDSLRVETRPVAAAARARMLGLTRVQSGFARVQGGLDELSRTIAESPAATLAASDDVDRALQRLRAAGAVITDAGGAESGVRRTIAAFQPLAGHSAELGARIDSLMARGSPNGTLARLQADSALAVALRRTRLQLDSLIADARANPFRYVF
- the rho gene encoding transcription termination factor Rho, which produces MDIAELKSKSIAELHEMAEELNISNYSGLRKQDLIFRIEQNLLDSDVVLRGEGVLEILPEGYGFLRSQDWNYLYGPDDIYVSPSQIKRFDLRTGDTVLGQVRPPKEGERYLALLKVEQVNIDDPEKAKHRIAFDNLRPRYPEARLRLETDNGPLSMRLMDLMTPIGKGQRGLIVSPPKAGKTTIMQQIANSIISNHPEVHLIVLLIDERPEEVTDMEENVAAEVISSTFDEPADRHTQVAEMVIEKAKRLVEHGRDVVILLDSITRLARAYNVTVPHSGKILSGGVDAHALHKPKRFFGAARNIDQGGSLTIIATALIETGSRMDEVIFEEFKGTGNMEIVLDRHIADKRIFPAVDINRSGTRKEELLLDDVELNRVYLLRNFLGDMPPAEALEFLLERMKRTKTNKEFLDSMARG
- a CDS encoding menaquinone biosynthesis protein; the protein is MMRLGHIEYSNCFPVHARLIVEPRPDLAVVTAIPSVLNAALARGEIDVAPCSSIELARHGSEYRVLPDLVIGAEGPVQSILLESTRPIDELHEARVLLPTASATSVVLLRTLLELRSGLRPHYAWYDQAAVPDPIADGAAAVLRIGDVALRREAPAGRHVYDLGELWTAWTGLPFAFAVWQVRAAVDGTPELARLHRALLDSRAWFAANDERLARQYANHFGMPSGRLLEYWRSLRYELDERMQQGVLHYYALAARLDEAAPLGALPWANVTGV